In one Echinicola marina genomic region, the following are encoded:
- the recQ gene encoding DNA helicase RecQ: MDIKIKENLKKIFGFNQFRGNQEAIVDNISQGNNTFVIMPTGAGKSLCYQLPAVTSEGTAIVISPLIALMKNQVDQLNAFGINAHFLNSTLSKSETNRVKSQVLSGDTKLLYVAPESLTKEENITFLKSAKLSFVAIDEAHCISEWGHDFRPEYRKIKSIIGQIGENLPIIALTATATPKVQQDIQRNLNMEDADLFKSSFNRTNLFYEVRPKVKNETKKQLIKYVKSHKGKSGIIYCLSRKKVQEIAELLKVNGINAVPYHAGLEAATRVKNQDDFLNEEIEVVVATIAFGMGIDKPDVRYVIHYDVPKSLEGYYQETGRAGRDGLEGHCLMFYKFDDIIKLEKFNKDKPVNERENAKVLLQEMAAYAESSVCRRRVLLHYFGESLNEDCGYCDNCKKKKDAFDGQKDIQIAIEAVKTTNQRFNLDHIVKVIQGEQNEYMESYKHDGLTVFGQGKDKDERHWKSVIRQAMILHFLDKDIENYGVIKLSSISEDFLKDPHPVMLSKDHDFEEMIENEESEEFSNGKKAYDEKLFELLKVERKRVAKSKGLPPYVIFQDPSLEEMATVYPTTREELAQINGVGMGKVAKFGSPFLKLIENYVEENDIITASDVVVKTAGTRSKVKISIIQQVDRKVDLDEIATNLNIGMTELLQEIEQIIYSGTKLNINYYINNIMDEDREDTLHDYFMNAETDNIREALHELEDEDFGEEEIRVYRIKFISDHAN; the protein is encoded by the coding sequence GTGGATATAAAAATTAAAGAGAACCTCAAGAAAATTTTTGGCTTCAACCAATTCAGAGGGAACCAAGAAGCAATAGTTGACAATATTTCACAAGGTAATAATACCTTTGTCATCATGCCCACCGGGGCGGGTAAATCGCTTTGCTATCAGCTACCTGCTGTCACAAGCGAGGGGACAGCCATAGTCATTTCTCCGCTGATCGCATTGATGAAAAATCAAGTGGATCAGTTGAATGCTTTTGGGATAAACGCCCACTTCCTAAATTCTACCCTCAGTAAATCTGAAACCAACCGGGTCAAAAGCCAAGTCCTAAGTGGAGACACCAAACTGCTCTATGTAGCACCTGAATCCCTCACTAAGGAAGAAAACATAACTTTCCTAAAGTCTGCCAAACTCAGCTTTGTAGCCATTGATGAGGCCCATTGTATTTCAGAATGGGGGCATGATTTCAGACCTGAATATCGAAAAATAAAATCCATCATTGGCCAAATAGGAGAGAATCTACCGATCATCGCCTTGACAGCCACCGCTACGCCCAAGGTCCAACAAGATATTCAGCGAAACCTAAATATGGAAGATGCTGATCTTTTCAAATCTTCCTTTAACAGGACCAATCTTTTTTATGAAGTGCGTCCTAAGGTCAAGAATGAGACCAAAAAGCAGCTTATCAAATACGTAAAGTCACACAAGGGCAAGTCTGGCATCATCTATTGCCTCAGCAGAAAAAAAGTGCAAGAAATCGCTGAACTGCTTAAGGTCAACGGAATCAACGCTGTCCCCTACCATGCAGGACTGGAGGCTGCTACCAGAGTAAAAAACCAAGACGATTTTCTCAATGAAGAAATCGAGGTGGTCGTAGCCACCATTGCATTTGGAATGGGTATTGACAAACCGGATGTCCGATATGTCATCCATTATGATGTTCCAAAATCCCTTGAAGGCTACTATCAAGAAACCGGAAGAGCAGGAAGAGATGGACTCGAAGGTCATTGTTTGATGTTCTACAAATTCGATGATATCATCAAGCTAGAAAAATTCAACAAGGACAAGCCCGTCAATGAGAGGGAAAATGCCAAAGTCTTGCTGCAAGAAATGGCTGCCTATGCAGAAAGCTCTGTGTGCCGTAGAAGGGTTTTGCTCCACTATTTTGGAGAAAGCCTCAATGAAGACTGTGGATACTGTGATAACTGTAAGAAAAAGAAAGATGCTTTCGACGGCCAAAAGGACATTCAAATAGCCATTGAAGCGGTTAAGACCACCAACCAGCGTTTTAATCTCGACCATATCGTCAAAGTCATCCAAGGTGAGCAAAACGAATATATGGAGAGCTATAAACACGATGGGCTTACCGTATTTGGACAAGGAAAAGACAAAGATGAGCGCCATTGGAAATCGGTAATCAGACAGGCCATGATCCTCCACTTCTTGGATAAGGATATTGAAAATTATGGTGTCATCAAACTTTCATCAATCAGCGAAGATTTCCTTAAAGATCCACATCCAGTGATGTTGAGCAAAGATCATGATTTTGAGGAAATGATAGAAAATGAGGAATCAGAAGAATTCAGCAATGGCAAAAAAGCTTACGATGAAAAGCTCTTCGAACTGCTTAAAGTAGAAAGAAAAAGGGTTGCCAAATCAAAAGGATTGCCACCATATGTAATCTTCCAAGACCCTTCATTGGAAGAGATGGCGACGGTCTACCCTACCACCCGTGAAGAACTCGCACAAATTAATGGGGTTGGTATGGGAAAAGTCGCTAAATTTGGGTCTCCATTTCTCAAACTAATTGAAAATTATGTTGAGGAGAACGACATCATTACAGCTTCGGATGTAGTGGTCAAAACAGCAGGCACCAGATCCAAAGTCAAAATATCCATTATTCAACAAGTGGACAGGAAAGTGGACCTGGATGAGATTGCCACCAATCTAAACATTGGCATGACGGAGTTATTGCAGGAGATAGAACAAATAATTTACAGTGGTACAAAATTAAACATCAATTACTATATCAATAATATCATGGATGAAGACCGTGAGGACACCCTTCACGATTATTTCATGAACGCAGAAACAGATAATATCAGAGAGGCATTACATGAACTTGAAGACGAAGACTTCGGCGAAGAGGAAATTCGAGTGTATAGAATCAAGTTTATTTCAGACCATGCCAATTAA
- the purD gene encoding phosphoribosylamine--glycine ligase has product MNILLLGSGGREHAFAYKIVNSPKCDQLFVAPGNAGTAAIANNVALSITDFPALKEFVLSNNIEMIVIGPEEPLVKGVADYFAEQEETKNIPVVGPKKLGATLEGSKDFSKQFMQRNNVPTAASATFTKETVEEGLQYLKSQNLPIVLKADGLAAGKGVLICESLEDAENSFKEMLLESKFGAASDMVVIEEFLKGIELSVFVATDGKGYKILPEAKDYKRIGEKDTGLNTGGMGAVSPVPFADDAFMQKVEDKVVKPTIAGLEKENIDYKGFIFIGLMNTNGEPYVIEYNVRMGDPETQAVLPRIKSDFVDLLLAIGTGNLSNYTLELEDFTATTVVMVAGGYPGSYPKGDKISGLENENNSSLTFHAGTTNNEQGDVLTNGGRVMGITGKGQSVEEALSNAYSRVNEITWKDVYFRKDIGQDILNYGK; this is encoded by the coding sequence ATGAACATATTATTATTAGGAAGTGGAGGCAGAGAACATGCCTTTGCTTATAAGATTGTTAACAGCCCAAAGTGTGACCAATTATTCGTAGCCCCTGGAAATGCAGGAACAGCAGCTATTGCCAATAATGTTGCTTTGAGCATAACAGACTTTCCAGCACTTAAGGAGTTTGTCCTATCCAACAATATCGAAATGATCGTTATTGGACCGGAAGAGCCTTTGGTAAAAGGCGTGGCAGATTATTTTGCAGAGCAAGAAGAAACAAAGAACATCCCTGTAGTAGGACCAAAAAAATTGGGTGCCACACTCGAAGGGAGTAAAGATTTCTCCAAGCAATTCATGCAGCGAAACAATGTCCCTACTGCTGCTTCCGCAACCTTCACCAAAGAAACAGTTGAAGAAGGTTTGCAATATTTAAAATCGCAAAACTTACCCATCGTATTAAAAGCTGATGGGCTAGCTGCAGGCAAGGGGGTTTTGATCTGTGAAAGCCTAGAAGATGCTGAAAATTCCTTTAAGGAAATGTTGCTCGAAAGCAAATTTGGAGCGGCTTCCGACATGGTTGTTATTGAAGAATTTCTTAAAGGAATAGAGCTTTCTGTATTTGTGGCCACTGATGGAAAAGGCTATAAAATCCTTCCAGAAGCAAAAGATTACAAACGCATCGGTGAAAAAGACACAGGATTAAACACTGGCGGAATGGGCGCAGTAAGTCCTGTTCCCTTTGCAGACGATGCCTTTATGCAGAAAGTAGAAGATAAGGTAGTAAAACCAACTATTGCCGGCCTTGAGAAAGAAAACATCGATTATAAAGGTTTTATATTCATTGGATTAATGAATACCAACGGTGAGCCTTATGTGATAGAATACAATGTACGTATGGGTGACCCGGAAACCCAAGCGGTACTTCCACGAATCAAGAGTGATTTTGTGGATTTGCTATTGGCCATTGGCACTGGAAACCTGTCTAACTATACATTAGAATTAGAGGATTTCACTGCTACTACTGTAGTAATGGTTGCTGGAGGATACCCTGGAAGTTATCCTAAGGGAGACAAAATCAGTGGCCTTGAAAATGAGAATAACAGTAGCCTTACTTTCCACGCCGGCACCACAAACAATGAGCAAGGAGATGTGCTTACGAATGGCGGAAGAGTGATGGGGATTACCGGCAAAGGACAAAGTGTAGAAGAAGCACTTTCCAATGCCTATTCCAGGGTTAATGAAATCACCTGGAAAGATGTCTATTTCCGAAAAGATATCGGTCAGGACATTTTAAATTATGGTAAATGA
- a CDS encoding PSP1 domain-containing protein → MNSFDWLSHMGIPTIDTFDIVEIKFKGGRKDYYRNVNHLKLTTGDPVVLDVPNGHHIGYVSLQGELVRLQMQKRKIKNDDNILKIYRLANQKDLEKWEEAKNREVPTLYRTKQIIDEIKLEMKLSDVEFQADNSKATFYYSADDRVDFRELIKILASEFKIRVEMRQISLRQEAGRLGGIGVCGRELCCSTWIHEFKSVSTSAARYQNLSLNPTKLSGQCGRLKCCLNYELDTYMSALEDIPNIEKPLLTEAGSAKLQKTDIFRKLMWFSYNNENNWHSIDCERVQEIIEMNEQGKKPFSLEMDDMMDMEDDRNKSNMDLEMLDQKFKSKTKKKKRRKPKPKGPNPNQSTQQGESKTASKGGAPQEKQGSPKGRNSRRNGPGQSPGQNKRRSEAKGNSQNKTIQKPSATDPKSEGKDASNSSQKPKGNRRKNAPRKKNNRNNQNKGPKNNE, encoded by the coding sequence ATGAATTCATTTGATTGGCTATCCCATATGGGCATACCGACAATTGATACCTTCGATATAGTAGAAATCAAGTTCAAGGGAGGAAGAAAAGATTACTACCGCAATGTCAATCATCTTAAATTGACCACTGGTGATCCTGTGGTGTTAGATGTCCCCAATGGACATCATATAGGATACGTTTCATTGCAGGGTGAGCTTGTTCGCTTACAAATGCAAAAGAGGAAAATCAAAAATGATGATAATATCCTCAAGATCTATCGACTTGCAAATCAAAAAGACCTTGAAAAATGGGAAGAAGCCAAAAACCGTGAAGTTCCCACCCTTTATCGAACCAAACAGATCATCGATGAAATAAAACTGGAGATGAAATTGTCTGATGTTGAATTTCAGGCAGACAATTCAAAAGCCACTTTCTATTACTCAGCAGACGATCGAGTGGACTTCAGGGAATTGATCAAAATCTTGGCCTCTGAATTTAAAATCAGGGTTGAGATGAGACAGATAAGCCTCAGACAAGAAGCCGGTAGACTTGGTGGAATTGGTGTTTGTGGACGAGAATTATGTTGTTCTACTTGGATACACGAATTCAAAAGCGTGAGTACTTCGGCAGCTAGGTACCAAAACCTTTCTCTTAACCCTACCAAACTTTCGGGACAATGCGGAAGACTTAAGTGCTGCCTTAATTACGAATTGGACACTTATATGTCTGCCTTGGAGGATATTCCCAATATCGAAAAACCATTATTAACAGAAGCTGGTTCAGCTAAACTCCAAAAGACTGATATCTTTAGGAAACTGATGTGGTTCAGCTACAATAATGAAAACAACTGGCATTCCATAGATTGTGAACGTGTTCAGGAAATCATTGAAATGAATGAACAGGGCAAAAAACCTTTTAGCCTTGAAATGGACGATATGATGGACATGGAAGACGATCGCAATAAGTCCAATATGGATCTGGAAATGCTGGACCAAAAGTTTAAAAGCAAGACAAAGAAAAAGAAAAGACGTAAACCTAAACCTAAAGGGCCAAACCCAAACCAGTCTACCCAACAAGGGGAGAGCAAAACCGCTTCAAAAGGAGGTGCTCCACAAGAAAAGCAAGGCTCTCCTAAGGGACGTAATAGCAGACGAAATGGTCCTGGACAAAGCCCTGGACAAAACAAAAGAAGAAGCGAAGCAAAAGGTAATTCCCAAAACAAAACTATTCAAAAGCCGTCTGCCACAGATCCAAAAAGTGAAGGCAAGGATGC